The sequence below is a genomic window from Brevibacillus agri.
GCTGCGCTCACAAGCAAGCTGACGCAGGCCGGCGCACAGGTGCATGTCATCCTGACGGAAAATGCGATGAATTTCGTTCAGCCAGTGACGTTCCAGGCATTGTCTCATCAGCCTGTCTACACGGATACATTTTCGGAGCCAGACCCGCACGTCATCAGTCACATCGACCTGGCGGACAAGGCCGATCTTGTGCTGATTGCTCCCGCGACGGCCAATGTCATCGGCAAAATCGCAAACGGCATCGCGGACGACATGCTGACGACGACGTTGCTTGCGACGAAAGCTCCGGTGATGATCGCGCCTGCGATGAACGTGAACATGTACGAGCATCCGGCGGTTGCGGCCAATATGGAAAAGCTGGCGTCGTTTGGCTATCGGTTTGTGGAGCCGGGGGTCGGGCTGCTCGCATGTGGCTGGGTTGGCAAAGGGCGTCTGGCCGAGCCGGAGGAAATCGTCGAAGCGGTGCAGAGCTGGTTTAGGCAACAAGCTGCACGAGACACGCAAGCAGCAGCGAAGCAAGACTTGCTGGACAAGCACGTACTCGTCACAGCCGGACCGACGCGGGAAAAAATTGATCCGGTTCGCTATATCACCAACCACGCATCGGGCAAAATGGGCTACGCTATTGCGGAGGCAGCGCGTGACAGAGGGGCGCGCGTGACGTTGATTAGCGGCCCGACCGCGCTGCCGCGGCCAGAGGGCGTCGCGTTCGTCGCCGTCGAATCAGTACAGGAGATGTTCGACGCCGTCATGGAGCATTTGCCACAGAGCGATATCGTCGTGAAGTCGGCTGCTGTGTCCGACTATCGGCCGAAAACAGTGCAGGCGCATAAAATGAAAAAAGGCGACGGCCCCTTCGTGCTGGAGCTGGACAAAGCGCCTGATATTTTAAAAACAATCGGCGAGCGCAAAACGAAGCAGTTTGTCGTCGGGTTTGCTGCCGAGACGCAAGATGTGCTGCTGCATGCGCAGTCGAAGCTGGAACGCAAAAACCTCGATATGATCGTAGCCAACAACGTCCTCCTGGAAGGCGCAGGGATGGGCAGCGATACGAACATCGTCACTCTTTTGACGCGGGACGGCGAGCAATTGGCGCTGGAAAAACTGAGCAAGCGGGCTGTGGCCGACAAGCTGTTTGATGCCGTGCTGTTGAAGCTGCAGCAAAAGCCGCTGTCTGAACTGTCATGATCGCCCAGGTGATTGTGGACGTACCGGTCAATCGAACGAATCGCCCGTTTGACTACAAGGTACCGTCCTGGCTAAGCCCGTTGATCCGCGTGGGCAGCAGGGTCATCGTCCCGTTTGGCCCGCGCAAGCTGCAAGGCTACGTGATCGGGATCGTGGAGCAGGCGGAGGGGGAAATCGCGTCGGCGCGCTTGAAGGACGTCGAGCAGGTGCTGGACGATACGCCTCCGCTCACGCCAGAGTTGCTGGAGCTTGGCGAGTGGATGTCCCACCAATACTTGTGCCCGTGGGTGACAGCCGTCCAGGCGATGATTCCGGCCGTCTTGAAAGGCAAGTCGGAAAAATGGCTGGTCGCGACAGAAGCGCTGGAGGCAGAAGCGTGCGGCAACTCGGGGCTATTGTGGGAACTGGCGCGCAAACGGCAAATGCCGCTCGCAGAGGTGAAGAAGCAGTTTCCCGACGAGTACTTGCTCGTGCCGGGCTGGATATCGAGCGGCTTGTTGGCGACGGAATACCAGGTCACCGACCGGATTACGCGCAAGCAGCAATCGTTTGTGCGCAGCCTGTTGAGCGGGCCTGAGCTGGCAGAAGCAATCCGGTCCTTGCCAGCGCGGGCAGAGCAGATGAAAAGGGCGCTCGAACTGTTCCAGATGCATGAAGGCCAGTCTTTGTCCACCCAGATGCTGCAGGCGGAGTACGGAATCAGCCGTGCGTCGCTGAAGAGTCTGGAAAAAAAAGGATTCGTCGCCATCGAGCAGGTGGAAGTGTACCGCGATCCGTATGCCAATCGCCGCTTTTCCGACAAGCCGAAGCCTGACTTTACCCCGCTTCAGCAACAAGTTTTGGCACCAATTTTGCAATCTATAAAAATGGGCACGTACGCCTCGTACTTGCTGCATGGCGTAACAGGCAGCGGCAAGACAGAAGTGTATCTGGAAGCGATCGAACAGACGCTGGCAAAAGGGCGCGAGGCGATTTTTCTCGTGCCGGAAATTTCTTTGACGCCGCAAATGGTGGAGCGGTTCAAGGCGCGGTTTGGCGCCGATGTCGCCGTCCTGCACAGCGCCTTGTCGCAGGGAGAGCGCTACGACGAGTGGCGCAAAATTATTCGCAACCAGGTAAAAGTCGTAGTCGGGGCGCGCTCGGCTATTTTCGCTCCTTTTCGCAATGTCGGCTTGATCGTGATCGACGAAGAGCATGAAAGCTCCTACAAGCAAGAAGAGACGCCGCGATATCACGCGCGGGAAGTCGCCCTCTGGCGAGCGAAAAGAAACGACGCCGTCCTGCTGATGGGGAGCGCGACGCCCGCCTTGGAGACGTACGCCTTGGCTACGCGCGGCAGATACGAGTTGCTGGAAATGCCCGAACGGGTAGGCAATCGCCCGATGCCGCAGGTGCACGTCGTCGATATGCGCGAGGAGCTGCATGCGGAAAATCGCTCCATGTTCAGCCGCAAGCTGCACGAAATGATTGCCGATCGGCTGCAAAAAGGCGAGCAGATGGTCATTTTCCTGAATCGGCGCGGCTTTTCCACGTTTGTCATGTGCCGTTCGTGCGGCTATACGATGCGCTGCATTCATTGCGACATTTCGTTGACCTACCATAAAACGAACCATACGGCGCGCTGCCATTACTGCGGCTACACGATCGCCCAGCCTGCGCACTGCCCGGAATGCCAGAGCGAGCATATCCGCTTTTTCGGCACGGGGACGCAAAAGGTGGAGGCGGAGCTGGCGAAGCTGTTTCCCGGCATCCGCGTGATCCGGATGGACGTGGATACGACGTCGCGCAAAGGCGCGCATGAAGAGTTGCTGAACAAATTCCGCAACGGGCAGGGCGACGTGCTGCTCGGGACGCAAATGATCGCCAAAGGGCTCGATTTTCCGCGAGTGACGCTGGCGGGCATTATCGCAGCGGACAGCTCGCTGCATTTGCCTGATTTTCGCGCGGCGGAAAAGACGTTCCAACTGCTCACGCAGGTCGGAGGACGCGCGGGGCGGCATGAGCTGGCGGGAGATGTCGTCATCCAGACGTACACGCCCGAGCACTACAGCATCGTTCACGCCACGCGGCACGACTATCCGGCATTCTACCGGGATGAAATGCTGCAACGCAGGCGCACAGGGTATCCGCCGTATTTCCGGCTGGTGCTCATCACGTTCAGCCACGAAGATGTGCCTGTCGTCATTCGCGGCGCGCATACGATGGCGGACTTTTTGCGGCCGCGGCTCGCCCAGACGACAATCGTGCTCGGGCCAGTCGCATCGCCTATTGCGCGCGTGAAGGATAGATTTCGCTTTCAGATCATGCTAAAATATCGGGATGAACCGCAACTGTCTGACCTGCTTGCCCAGGCGACGGCGGCATTTGAAGAGTGGAACAAACAGCAGAAAGTATTGATGACGATTGACGTCGATCCGTACGTGCTGCTTTAGGGAGGATATGATTCACATGGCAATTCGCACAATTGTAAAACATCCAGATCCGATTTTGCGTGAAAAGGCAATGAAGGTGACCAAGTTCAACTCCAACCTGCACAAGCTGTTGGACGATATGGCTGACACGATGTACGATGCAGAGGGCGTAGGCTTGGCTGCACCGCAGGTAGGCATCTCCAAGCGCGTGATTGTCATGGATTGCGGCGACGGGCTGATCGAAATCGTCAACCCGGAAATCGTCGACCACAAAGGCGAGCAGTTTGACTATCCGGAAGGCTGCCTGAGCATCCCGGGGCTGCGCGGAGATGTTCGCCGCCACCAATGGATCAAGCTGCGCGGACAGGATCGCTTTGGCAACGAAATCGAGCTGGAGGCCGAAGACCTGTTGTCCCGCTGCGCCCAGCATGAAATCGATCACCTGAATGGCGTGCTGTTCATCGACGTAGCCGACAAGGTCTATCAGGTGAACCCGGAAGAGGAAGGGGAATAACCGATTTGAAAGATGCTCGCATCCTGTTTATGGGTACGCCTGACTTCGCGGTTTCGAGCCTCGACGCGCTCATCGAAGCAGGCTATAACGTGATTGGAGTCGTGACACAACCGGATCGTCCCGTAGGACGCAAGCAAGTGTTGACGCCGCCCCCCGTCAAGGAGGCGGCTTTGCGTCATGGACTTGCTGTTTTGCAGCCGGAAAAAATCAAGGCAGAAGAAGCGCTGGAAGAAGTGCTGGCGCTGTCTCCCGACCTGATCGTGACAGCGGCTTACGGGCAAATTTTGCCCAAGCGGCTCTTGGATGCGCCGCCGTTTGGCTGCATCAATGTGCACGCCTCGCTTTTGCCGAAATATCGCGGCGGTGCGCCGATCCACAAAGCAATCGTCGACGGGGAAGCCGAATCGGGCGTGACGATCATGTACATGGTAGAGGCGCTGGACGCAGGGGACATGCTGTCCAAAGTCGTCGTGCCGATCGAGGAACGCGACACGGTCGGACTTTTGCATGACAAGCTGGCGGTCGCTGGCTCCCGGCTTTTGCTTGAGACGGTGCCTCGGCTGCTGGCAGGGGAGATTCAGCCGGAAGCGCAAGATCACTCGGCTGCGACATTTGCGCCGAATATCAAGCGGGCTGACGAAAAAATTGACTGGACGAAATCCGCCGCGCAAATCTACAACCAGGTGCGCGGCCTGAACCCATGGCCTGTCGCCTTCACGACATACGAAGGCAAAGTGTGGAAGCTGTGGTGGGTGGAAAAAATGCCCGAAGCTGGCAGCAAAAAAGCGCCGGGAACGATTATCGCCCGCGAGGAAGACGGCCTGGTCGTCGCGTGCGGCAGCGGGGCGGTCAAAATAACCGAATTGCAGCCGGAAGGCAAAAAACGGATGAGCGCTCTCGACTTTTTGCGCGGAGCGGGCAGCAGCATCGAAATCGGCACGAAGGTAGGAGAATAGCCCGTGGCAAAAAAGGGAGCGCGTGATATTGCGCTAGATGTATTGAACAGAGTCGAGGAACACAAATCGTACAGCAATCTGGAGTTGCGAGGCGTTCTGGACCGCGCGCAGCTCAGCGCGGCAGATACGGGGCTGGTGACAGAACTGGTGTACGGCACGATCCAGCGGAAGCTCACGCTCGATCACGTCCTGTCCCACTTTGTCGGGAACAAAAAGCTGCAGACGTGGGTGCGCAACCTGCTGCGGCTCAGCCTGTACCAAATCCGCTTTCTGGACCGTATCCCTGAGCGCGCAGCCGTTCACGAGGCGGTGGAAATGGCGAAGCGCCGAGGTCACCAAGGGATTGCTTCGATGGTCAACGGCGTCCTGCGCAACATCTTGCGCCAGCCGGATGTGTGGGAGCGTCTGCCAAAAGGCGACCGCGCCACGCAGATCGCAGTAGAGCATTCCCATCCGGAATGGCTCGTTCGGCAATGGCTTGCGGTGTACGGCGAAGCGACGACGATCGCGATCTGCGAAGCCAACAACCGTCATCCGCACAGCTCCATTCGCGTCAATTCGCTGAAAACAAGCGCGAGCGAATTGCTGGACAAGCTCGCGGCAGAAGAAACGGCGGCGAGGCAGTCGGCGCTCAGCCCGCAAGCGATTTTGGTAGAGGGTGGGCACGCGGCCGGCTCGCGCCTGTTTCGCGAAGGCTACTTTACGATTCAAGACGAAAGTTCCATGCTGGTAGCGCCTGCGCTTGCCGCCAAGCCAGGCATGCGCGTCCTCGACGCCTGCGCGGCTCCCGGCGGGAAAACGACGCATATCGCGGAGCTGATGGAAAATCGCGGGCACATCGTCGCGTGCGACCTTCACCCGCACAAGCGCGACCTGATTGCGCAAACGGCAAAGAGGCTCGGCATCTCCATCATCGAGCCGATCACGAGCGATGCGCTCGATTTGCCAGACAGAGGCTTGGGGACGTTCGACCGGATTTTGCTCGACGCGCCGTGCTCGGGCTTCGGCGTCATCCGGCGCAAGCCAGACTTGAAATGGAACAAAACGCCAGAGGATGTTCGCGCGATTGCCCAGTTGCAGTACGAACTGCTCAAGGCGCTGGCGCCGATGCTTGCGGCAGATGGCGTTCTCGTGTACAGCACGTGCACGATTGAGCCAAAAGAAAACCAGGAGATCGTCCAGCGCTTCATCAAGGAGCACCCGGAGTTTGTCCTGGACGAGACGCTTGCGCACGACTTGCCAGAGGCCGCTCGGGCGCATGTGGACGAGACAGGGGCATGCGTGCAGATTTTGCCGCATCATTTTGAGAGTGATGGCTTCTTTATCGCGCGTCTGAAACGAAAAAGATAGCAAGAGAGGGGTGGCGCGCCAACTGCGAAAAATGCCACTCCTTTGCCTTTGTTTGCGCTTCTGCAGATTGGTTTACACTAGGAAAAGGGATGCATTTCTGAAATGGATGCCAAAACCGTTTGAAGCGCGACGCGAGGCGAGGTACAATGATAGAATGACGATTTGTGCAAGCAATGATTTTGAGGATGTGGAAAAGAAATGCCATTCACGACATTTACAGGCGAAAAGCCGCTTATTTACAGCTTGACTCAAGACGAACTGAAAGAATGGCTCATCAGCGCAGGTGACAAAGCTTTTCGCGCCCAGCAAATTTTTGACTGGCTGTACGTAAAGCGTGTGACTTCCTTTGATGAGATGAGCAATCTTTCCAAAGACCTGCGGCAAAAGCTCGCCGAGACGTTCCGCCTGGATTCTTTGAAAGAAATTACGCATCAGCAATCGACGGACGGAACGATCAAGTTTTTGTTCCAACTCGTGGATGGTCACGCCATCGAAACGGTCATCATGCGCCACAGCTACGGAAACAGCATCTGTGTGACGACGCAGGTCGGCTGCCGGATCGGCTGCACGTTTTGCGCCTCCACGCTCGGCGGATTGAAGCGCAACCTCGATGCGGGCGAGATCGTTTCCCAGGTGCTGATGGCCCAGCGCAAGCTCGATGCAGAGGGCGAGCGCGTCAGCCACGTCGTGGTGATGGGGATTGGCGAGCCGTTTGAAAACTTCGAGAGTCTGATGGCCTTTTTGTCGATCATCAACGACAACCGGGGACTGAACATCGGCGCCCGTCATATTACCGTCTCCACCAGCGGAATCGTGCCGAAAATTTACGAGTTTGCCGAGCGCGGCGGACAAGTGAACCTGGCGATTTCCCTGCACGCGCCCAATACGGAGCTGCGCAGCAAGCTGATGCCGATCAACCGCGGCTTTCCGCTTGACAAGCTGATGGAAGCGTGTCGTCATTATATTAACAAGACAGGTCGCCGGATCAGCTTTGAGTACGGTCTGTTCGGCGGGAAAAACGATCAGCCCGAGCACGCCGAGGAACTGGCCGACCTGATCGGAGACATGCTCTGCCACGTCAACCTGATTCCGGTCAACTACGTGCCCGAGCGCGATTACGTGCGTACACCACGCAACGAAATTTTTCAGTTCAAACGCATTTTGGAGGAAAAGGGAATCAATGTGACCATCAGACGTGAACAAGGCAGTGATATCGCCGCTGCCTGCGGTCAACTGAGGGCACAACACGCTAAAGAAACCGTGGGGTGAAGCCATGGAAATCGCGATGAAATCCCATGTTGGCCGCGTCCGTCAGATCAATGAGGACTACTATGCCTGTGTTGCCGATCTGAACGGACGCGTGCTGGCCATTGTTGCAGACGGTATGGGCGGCCATCAGGCTGGGGACATTGCCAGCCGCCTTGCTGTTGAGCGAATAGTAAAAGAACTGCGCCACCTGGATGGGCAACTCGACGCAGAAGACGCGCGCGAGCAACTGATGAATGCCGTTCTGCTTGCCAACAGGGAAGTCTACGATTACGCTGTGAACCATCCAGAGTGCAGCGGAATGGGGACGACCGTTGTGGCGGCGCTGTTGGGAGAATCTTCCGTTATCACCGCCCATATTGGCGACAGCCGTCTGTATTTTTACAATGCAGACGGGCTGGTGATGAAGACAGAGGACCATTCTCTGGTGAACGAACTCTTGAAAAGCGGACAAATCACCGAGGAAGAAGCATCGGTCCATCCGCATCGAAACGTGATTATGCGTTCGCTCGGCACGGAGCCGGATGTGTTGATTGATTTGGGACAGTTCGAGTGGTCGGAGGGCGATGTCGTCCTCATCTGCTCGGATGGTCTCACGAACAAGGTAGGCCATGCCTCTCTGGAAAATTGGTTACAGAAACAGATATCGCTGCAAGCAAAAGTGGACGGTCTGGTGCAGGAAGCGCTGGATGCCGGTGGGGAAGACAACATTACGCTGGTTGCTGTCCAAAAAAAGCTTGATGTCGGTCAGAAAGAGGGGTGAGAGAGATGGAAGGTCAACGACTGGGTGGACGGTATCAATTGGAATCCCGCGTCGGCGGAGGCGGTATGGCGATCGTATACAAAGCCAGGGATTTGATCCTGAATCGTCCGGTGGCCGTCAAAGTGCTGCGCTCGCAGTTTGGTACGGACGAAGACTTTGTCAATCGGTTTCGGCGTGAAGCGCAGGCGGTGGCAAGCTTGTCTCACCCCAATGTGGTCGGGGTGTACGATGTAGGCCAGGAAGGCGACACGCACTACATGGTGATGGAGTACATAGAAGGCTGCACGCTCAAGGAAGTCATTATCCAGCGTGGGGCATTGCCCGTAGAGGAGGCAGTGCGCATCGCCGAGCAAATTTGCGATGCACTCGATCACGCGCATCAAAACCAGATCATTCACAGAGACATCAAGCCGCACAATATCATGATCGGAAAAAATGGCAGAGTGAAGGTGACGGACTTCGGTATCGCGCGCGCCGTTACTTCTGCTACGATTACCCATACGAACGCCATGCTTGGCTCTGTCCATTATTTTTCGCCGGAACAGGCGCGTGGCGGGATTACGGGAGAAAAGTCCGATATTTACTCGCTCGGGATCGTGCTGTATGAGATGGTGACCGGGGAGCTGCCGTTTTCCGGCGATTCGCCGATATCGGTGGCGCTCAAGCATTTGCAGGAGCCGTTGCCCGAGCCGCGTCAGGTAAACCCGAACATTCCGCAAAGCGTGGAAAACGTCATCTTGAAGGCGCTGGTCAAAGATCCGTTTCTTAGGTACGCATCCGCGCGGGAAATGCTTGAAGATTTGGAGACGTGCCTGTTTCCGGAACGGTTGAACGAAGAAAAGCTAACCTTCCCGGTGGATGAGGAGATGACGCGCGTCGTTCCGATTATTACACCGGAGATGATGGAAGGGCACACGAGCGGCCGAACAGGAGTCGGACAGCGCAGCCGCCATGAGCCGTCCGAAGAAGACGAGGATGATAAGCCGCCGAAAAAATGGTGGGTCAAGGCTCTTTTCTGGGTCGGTGGCATTGGACTGTTTTTCGTGCTCGCGTTCTTCGGTTTCAACTTCCTGTTGAACGTGTTCCCTTCCATTCCTGAGGTGCCTGTTCCGTATGTGGAAGGAATCCAAGTGGAACTCGCCGAGGACAAAATCAAGGAAAAAAATCTCGTACCGCAGATTGTAGAAGAAGCAAGCGATACGATCGAAAAAGGCATGGTCATCCGTCAGGACCCGGCACCGCCGATGAGGCTGAAGGAAAAGGCCGTTGTCACCTTGTACGTCAGCAAAGGCCAGGAGCAGATCGACATGCCGAATCTGGTCACGCTGCCGCGGGCAACAGCGGAGGAAACGTTGAAAAAGAACGGCTTCAAGCTGGAAATGGTCACGTTCGTCGAGGAAGAGGACGACAAGGCCGAAGTGGGAACCGTCATCAAGCAGTCGCCGGAAGCGAATGAAAAGGTGTATCCGGGCAAGACGAGTGTGAAGGTGACGATCAGCAAAGGCAAAGCGTTTGTCCGCATGCCGGATGTGCGGGGAAAATCGGTGGAAGCGGCCCAAGTGGAACTGTTCAAAAAAGGGCTTGGTGTCGGA
It includes:
- the pknB gene encoding Stk1 family PASTA domain-containing Ser/Thr kinase, encoding MEGQRLGGRYQLESRVGGGGMAIVYKARDLILNRPVAVKVLRSQFGTDEDFVNRFRREAQAVASLSHPNVVGVYDVGQEGDTHYMVMEYIEGCTLKEVIIQRGALPVEEAVRIAEQICDALDHAHQNQIIHRDIKPHNIMIGKNGRVKVTDFGIARAVTSATITHTNAMLGSVHYFSPEQARGGITGEKSDIYSLGIVLYEMVTGELPFSGDSPISVALKHLQEPLPEPRQVNPNIPQSVENVILKALVKDPFLRYASAREMLEDLETCLFPERLNEEKLTFPVDEEMTRVVPIITPEMMEGHTSGRTGVGQRSRHEPSEEDEDDKPPKKWWVKALFWVGGIGLFFVLAFFGFNFLLNVFPSIPEVPVPYVEGIQVELAEDKIKEKNLVPQIVEEASDTIEKGMVIRQDPAPPMRLKEKAVVTLYVSKGQEQIDMPNLVTLPRATAEETLKKNGFKLEMVTFVEEEDDKAEVGTVIKQSPEANEKVYPGKTSVKVTISKGKAFVRMPDVRGKSVEAAQVELFKKGLGVGEIKEVPTYTTDKAGEVLSTHPYDPGMQVQKGVAVPLTVSNGQYPQDAKSAVATVYVEVVPGETVEVKIEVTDARGEAKVFQQETIAENKEYDVPVVLSPQKDAVVRATVKRQNDTEFRDYQTIPISYNSLP
- a CDS encoding Stp1/IreP family PP2C-type Ser/Thr phosphatase, coding for MEIAMKSHVGRVRQINEDYYACVADLNGRVLAIVADGMGGHQAGDIASRLAVERIVKELRHLDGQLDAEDAREQLMNAVLLANREVYDYAVNHPECSGMGTTVVAALLGESSVITAHIGDSRLYFYNADGLVMKTEDHSLVNELLKSGQITEEEASVHPHRNVIMRSLGTEPDVLIDLGQFEWSEGDVVLICSDGLTNKVGHASLENWLQKQISLQAKVDGLVQEALDAGGEDNITLVAVQKKLDVGQKEG
- the rsmB gene encoding 16S rRNA (cytosine(967)-C(5))-methyltransferase RsmB, whose translation is MAKKGARDIALDVLNRVEEHKSYSNLELRGVLDRAQLSAADTGLVTELVYGTIQRKLTLDHVLSHFVGNKKLQTWVRNLLRLSLYQIRFLDRIPERAAVHEAVEMAKRRGHQGIASMVNGVLRNILRQPDVWERLPKGDRATQIAVEHSHPEWLVRQWLAVYGEATTIAICEANNRHPHSSIRVNSLKTSASELLDKLAAEETAARQSALSPQAILVEGGHAAGSRLFREGYFTIQDESSMLVAPALAAKPGMRVLDACAAPGGKTTHIAELMENRGHIVACDLHPHKRDLIAQTAKRLGISIIEPITSDALDLPDRGLGTFDRILLDAPCSGFGVIRRKPDLKWNKTPEDVRAIAQLQYELLKALAPMLAADGVLVYSTCTIEPKENQEIVQRFIKEHPEFVLDETLAHDLPEAARAHVDETGACVQILPHHFESDGFFIARLKRKR
- the priA gene encoding primosomal protein N', with the protein product MIAQVIVDVPVNRTNRPFDYKVPSWLSPLIRVGSRVIVPFGPRKLQGYVIGIVEQAEGEIASARLKDVEQVLDDTPPLTPELLELGEWMSHQYLCPWVTAVQAMIPAVLKGKSEKWLVATEALEAEACGNSGLLWELARKRQMPLAEVKKQFPDEYLLVPGWISSGLLATEYQVTDRITRKQQSFVRSLLSGPELAEAIRSLPARAEQMKRALELFQMHEGQSLSTQMLQAEYGISRASLKSLEKKGFVAIEQVEVYRDPYANRRFSDKPKPDFTPLQQQVLAPILQSIKMGTYASYLLHGVTGSGKTEVYLEAIEQTLAKGREAIFLVPEISLTPQMVERFKARFGADVAVLHSALSQGERYDEWRKIIRNQVKVVVGARSAIFAPFRNVGLIVIDEEHESSYKQEETPRYHAREVALWRAKRNDAVLLMGSATPALETYALATRGRYELLEMPERVGNRPMPQVHVVDMREELHAENRSMFSRKLHEMIADRLQKGEQMVIFLNRRGFSTFVMCRSCGYTMRCIHCDISLTYHKTNHTARCHYCGYTIAQPAHCPECQSEHIRFFGTGTQKVEAELAKLFPGIRVIRMDVDTTSRKGAHEELLNKFRNGQGDVLLGTQMIAKGLDFPRVTLAGIIAADSSLHLPDFRAAEKTFQLLTQVGGRAGRHELAGDVVIQTYTPEHYSIVHATRHDYPAFYRDEMLQRRRTGYPPYFRLVLITFSHEDVPVVIRGAHTMADFLRPRLAQTTIVLGPVASPIARVKDRFRFQIMLKYRDEPQLSDLLAQATAAFEEWNKQQKVLMTIDVDPYVLL
- the coaBC gene encoding bifunctional phosphopantothenoylcysteine decarboxylase/phosphopantothenate--cysteine ligase CoaBC, with amino-acid sequence MDSLAEKRIVLGVCGGIAAYKAAALTSKLTQAGAQVHVILTENAMNFVQPVTFQALSHQPVYTDTFSEPDPHVISHIDLADKADLVLIAPATANVIGKIANGIADDMLTTTLLATKAPVMIAPAMNVNMYEHPAVAANMEKLASFGYRFVEPGVGLLACGWVGKGRLAEPEEIVEAVQSWFRQQAARDTQAAAKQDLLDKHVLVTAGPTREKIDPVRYITNHASGKMGYAIAEAARDRGARVTLISGPTALPRPEGVAFVAVESVQEMFDAVMEHLPQSDIVVKSAAVSDYRPKTVQAHKMKKGDGPFVLELDKAPDILKTIGERKTKQFVVGFAAETQDVLLHAQSKLERKNLDMIVANNVLLEGAGMGSDTNIVTLLTRDGEQLALEKLSKRAVADKLFDAVLLKLQQKPLSELS
- the fmt gene encoding methionyl-tRNA formyltransferase, producing MKDARILFMGTPDFAVSSLDALIEAGYNVIGVVTQPDRPVGRKQVLTPPPVKEAALRHGLAVLQPEKIKAEEALEEVLALSPDLIVTAAYGQILPKRLLDAPPFGCINVHASLLPKYRGGAPIHKAIVDGEAESGVTIMYMVEALDAGDMLSKVVVPIEERDTVGLLHDKLAVAGSRLLLETVPRLLAGEIQPEAQDHSAATFAPNIKRADEKIDWTKSAAQIYNQVRGLNPWPVAFTTYEGKVWKLWWVEKMPEAGSKKAPGTIIAREEDGLVVACGSGAVKITELQPEGKKRMSALDFLRGAGSSIEIGTKVGE
- the rlmN gene encoding 23S rRNA (adenine(2503)-C(2))-methyltransferase RlmN, which translates into the protein MPFTTFTGEKPLIYSLTQDELKEWLISAGDKAFRAQQIFDWLYVKRVTSFDEMSNLSKDLRQKLAETFRLDSLKEITHQQSTDGTIKFLFQLVDGHAIETVIMRHSYGNSICVTTQVGCRIGCTFCASTLGGLKRNLDAGEIVSQVLMAQRKLDAEGERVSHVVVMGIGEPFENFESLMAFLSIINDNRGLNIGARHITVSTSGIVPKIYEFAERGGQVNLAISLHAPNTELRSKLMPINRGFPLDKLMEACRHYINKTGRRISFEYGLFGGKNDQPEHAEELADLIGDMLCHVNLIPVNYVPERDYVRTPRNEIFQFKRILEEKGINVTIRREQGSDIAAACGQLRAQHAKETVG
- the def gene encoding peptide deformylase → MAIRTIVKHPDPILREKAMKVTKFNSNLHKLLDDMADTMYDAEGVGLAAPQVGISKRVIVMDCGDGLIEIVNPEIVDHKGEQFDYPEGCLSIPGLRGDVRRHQWIKLRGQDRFGNEIELEAEDLLSRCAQHEIDHLNGVLFIDVADKVYQVNPEEEGE